CCCTGCCACGACCTCTCCCGACCTGTCCCCGCTGAATCGCCGACTCCTGCGAGCACCTGATCCCCTCCTCCCGCAGCCCCTTTGTGTCCCTACCTCGGAGGTTCCGGGCACCGCTCCCTACCGGCCCCACCCTCGCTAGCCCCTCTCCCTCGCCAGCCCCCGACCAGCCTGAGCACTGACCCGGCCCCCCCGCCCGCCCCGCCGCGCCCCCAGCCCCCCAGTGTCATCCCCACCTCCCCGACCCCGTTCCCTCCATCCGTGACTGTCCTCAGCGACCCTGGACGCCcgcctccccaccctgcccctgtcCCCGCCATCCTCCAGGCCCGGCTGACTTTAGCCCACCCTGCGCCCCTCCTGCGCTGGCCCGGTCCTGAGCTCCGAGCGCCCGCGCAACCCGCCCTGAGTCACCCCCTACCTCTGCCCCTGGAGCCCCCGCCCGCGACTCCCCGGCACCCTTGCCTCACCCACTCACCTGTCCCCCAGGCACGGGCGAAACGCCCACGCTGGGCACTCTGGACTTCTACATGGCCCGGCTGCACGGAGCCATCGAGCGCGACCCTGCGCAGCACGAGAAGCTCATCGTCCGCATCAAGGAAATCCTGGCCCAGGTCGCCAGGTGTGTGCCGGGcgaggcggggcggggccgggatTCTGGCCCCAGGTGTGTCCGCCCTGCGGTTCCCCAGCTCCGCGGGGGCTGCCGGGTGGGGCTCCACAGCATGATCTTACTAGGAGACCACCTCCCGGGGGATCGACCTGCGGTCGCCCCATGCACCAGTGCTGGGATGGCCGGGGATGTTCTGCCAGATCCCGCGAGCCGGCAGGACCCACTCGGGGGCACCAGAACTTCCCCAAAGCTTCTCAGGGTGGATCCCAGTGCCCGGGTTAGATGGGTTCAACGCCTATACCCCAACCCTGGCATCTGTTGGAGCAGCTGATGGGCCATGGCCTCTGGGGTTCCCCAGGGCCGGGGTGGGGGCCAGAGATGATGAGGGTCTCATCCCAGGCCCTCCGCTCTCTCGTTTCAGCGAGCACCTGTGAGGAGTGGGCGGGCCCACGATGCAGAGGAGAAGCTGTGGGCGcggccctgccccaccccaccccgtgGATGAGAGGCTGGGGGTCCACCCTTTGGGGCCTGGTCCCATCTTGCACCTTGGGGGCTCCAGCCCCCCCTAAAATTAAATTTCTGCAGCATCCCTTTAGCTTTCAGTCTCCCCAGACCCCTGAACCCAGAAAAAGCACTCGCTGCGCGCTACACCCAGAAGAACCGCACAGCCGCAGGTGCGCCTCCTCGGAGGACAGCCACACGCTATACTGGCTCTCCACTGGCTCTCTGGGCCACCCCCGGGACGCAGGGCAGACGAAACCCACCCCTAGCACACAGCAGGACCCCCCAAATTACTCACTATAGGGGGTCTGTGCCATAGGCCACACAGAGCTACCTTGTGGGGACTTACCGGGGGTGTCCCCCGCATGCCTGTACCCCAGATGAGTGGGGGCCGGCCTTGCCCATCCTGCCCTCCTCCGGCCAAGGGACCCTGGTGGGGGTGGTCCCTTCCCACTGCTGGATCcggactttttaaataaaaacaagtaaaatgtgtgttttaagcttGTGAGTGTGTAAGGTTGTTTGGGGTGATGTGGAGGGTTCAGAAGGTGCAGCCTGGGCCCCCATGACATCCCTGCTGGGGGCGCCAGGCCTGCTCTCTTACCTCTAGCAGAGCCTCGGAGTTTCTCGGATAGGGAGACAGGAGCCCAAACGTGCCCCGGTTCGAAGAGCAAGTCAATGGCAGGGCAGGCGTCTCCATCCCTCCCCACCTGAAGTTGTGTACTGTGGGCTCAGCACACATCGGGGACTTGAAGCACAGGGGACAGTCACGGCTGCTCAGTTCATCCTTCAACTTGTGTCCGCACGGGGGTTCAAGTCCACTTTGTAGTACACTGACTTTGGGTGGGCCACGGTTTTGTTTATTGTGTAAAATACACAACATAAACCTTACCATTATagccattttgtttatttattagagacacgATCTCGCtctgccagccaggctggagtgcagtggcccaatcatagctcactgcagccttgaattcctaggcttaagcggtcctcctgcctcagccccccaaagccccaggatacaggcgtgagccaccacgtctggccattttagccattttaaaatgcacaattcaggcatttagtacattcacaatttTGTGCAATCATCACCTTTACCTAATGTCAGCACATTCTAATCACCCCCAAAGGAAGTCCCGTCCTCATCAACAGTCACTCTCAtcccctccccagctcctggcaccCGCAAATCCCCTTCCTACCTCTGTGGATTGACCTGTCCTGGATATGAGACCGCACACAGCATGatcttttttttcagacggagtctcgctctgtcaccaggctggagtgcagcggcgcaatctcggctcactgcaacctccacctccccagctcaaacgattctcctgcctcaagcctcccaggtagctgggactacaggcgcccgccaccacacccagctaatttttttgtatttttagtagagacagggtttcaccgtgttagccaggctggtctcgaactcctgacctcaggttatctgcctgcctcgacctcctaaagtgctgggattacaggtatgagccaccatgcccggactgtgtgtccttttgtatc
This is a stretch of genomic DNA from Papio anubis isolate 15944 unplaced genomic scaffold, Panubis1.0 scaffold1951, whole genome shotgun sequence. It encodes these proteins:
- the LOC116272781 gene encoding SWI/SNF-related matrix-associated actin-dependent regulator of chromatin subfamily E member 1-related-like; this translates as PSARATRPESPPTSAPGAPARDSPAPLPHPLTCPPGTGETPTLGTLDFYMARLHGAIERDPAQHEKLIVRIKEILAQVASEHL